In Streptomyces nodosus, one DNA window encodes the following:
- a CDS encoding MFS transporter, whose protein sequence is MTTTWTGLRVLRDRNAGLYLGGVVVSGFGTSALWLASGVWVKDLTGSNGLAALCMLALWAPTLAGPLLGTLADRTRRKPLLIRTNLALAALLLTLFAVDSPGRLWLLYAVLFLYGAAGVVHDAAESALVAAAVDGPLLGDFNGLRMTATEGMKLVAPLAGAGIYAAYGGTGVALLDAVTFMLATGLYALLRVREERPGRPRGDWRRETAEGARRLWTHPRLRPLVLAGGATMLGAGLNGALIYAVVEGLGRSPAYTGVLYAVQGVGSVAVGLLSGPALRLLGARRFAGCGIALTAVAVAVRAVPSDPVALVCSAAIGAGLPCVLIAALTTVQREMPGELLGRATATAHTLLFAPNALGLAVGAALVELVDRRLLLVGLGLALLVPAVPLFQSAARAARTASRSPSDANPA, encoded by the coding sequence ATGACGACGACATGGACCGGGCTGCGTGTCCTGCGCGACCGGAACGCGGGCCTCTATCTGGGCGGGGTGGTGGTCTCCGGCTTCGGCACCTCGGCGCTGTGGCTGGCCTCCGGGGTGTGGGTCAAGGACCTGACCGGCTCGAACGGCCTGGCGGCGCTGTGCATGCTGGCCCTGTGGGCGCCGACCCTGGCCGGGCCGCTGCTGGGCACGCTCGCCGACCGCACCCGCCGCAAACCGCTGCTGATCCGCACGAACCTGGCCCTGGCCGCCCTGCTGCTCACCCTGTTCGCCGTGGACTCCCCGGGCCGGCTGTGGCTGCTGTACGCGGTTCTTTTTCTGTACGGCGCGGCGGGGGTGGTCCATGACGCGGCGGAGTCGGCGCTGGTGGCCGCCGCGGTCGACGGGCCGTTGCTCGGCGACTTCAACGGGCTGCGCATGACGGCGACCGAGGGCATGAAGCTGGTGGCCCCGCTGGCGGGAGCCGGAATCTACGCGGCGTACGGCGGCACCGGCGTCGCCCTGCTGGACGCGGTCACCTTCATGCTCGCCACCGGCCTGTACGCCCTGCTGCGGGTGCGCGAGGAGCGGCCGGGCCGGCCCCGGGGCGACTGGCGCCGGGAGACCGCCGAGGGTGCCCGCCGGCTGTGGACGCATCCACGGCTGCGCCCCCTGGTGCTGGCCGGCGGCGCCACCATGCTGGGCGCGGGCCTCAACGGGGCGCTGATCTACGCCGTGGTGGAAGGGCTGGGGCGCTCTCCCGCCTACACCGGTGTGCTGTACGCCGTCCAGGGCGTCGGCTCGGTGGCGGTCGGGCTGCTCTCCGGCCCGGCGCTGCGGCTGCTGGGCGCGCGCCGCTTCGCAGGGTGCGGGATCGCCCTCACCGCGGTGGCGGTGGCCGTGCGGGCGGTCCCGTCCGATCCGGTGGCCCTGGTGTGCAGCGCGGCGATCGGGGCGGGGCTGCCCTGTGTGCTGATCGCCGCGCTCACCACGGTGCAGCGCGAGATGCCGGGTGAGCTGCTGGGGCGCGCCACCGCGACGGCCCACACCCTGTTGTTCGCGCCGAACGCGCTGGGGCTGGCCGTCGGGGCGGCGCTGGTCGAGCTGGTCGACCGGCGGCTGCTGCTGGTGGGGCTGGGCCTGGCGCTGCTGGTGCCGGCGGTGCCCCTGTTTCAGAGTGCGGCGAGGGCCGCGCGCACCGCGTCCAGGTCGCCGTCGGACGCCAACCCGGCGTGA
- a CDS encoding 5-dehydro-4-deoxyglucarate dehydratase, which produces MTPAPLAARLSIPSGPLFFPVTAYGPDGTVALDTYRAHVREGVEAGAAGVFACCGTGEFHALTPEEYESCVRTAVEAADGRVPVVAGVGYGTALAVRYAGIAEAAGADGLLAMPPYLVVAGQPGLLRHYRELAAATSLPVIVYQRDNAVFTPETVVGLARTDGIIGFKDGLGDLDLMQRVVSAVRTEVPDGFLYFNGLPTAEQTQLAYRGIGITLYSSAVFCFVPEIALAFHRALASGDERTVRRLLDGFYRPFVELRARGRGYAVSLVKAGVRLRGPDVGGVRPPLHEPSEDDVARLAELIDHGLGLLGEDR; this is translated from the coding sequence GTGACGCCAGCCCCTCTTGCCGCTCGACTCAGTATCCCCAGCGGGCCGCTGTTCTTCCCCGTGACCGCCTACGGACCGGACGGCACCGTCGCCCTCGACACCTATCGCGCGCATGTGCGCGAGGGCGTGGAGGCGGGCGCCGCCGGCGTCTTCGCCTGCTGCGGCACGGGAGAGTTCCACGCCCTCACCCCCGAGGAGTACGAGTCCTGTGTGCGCACCGCCGTCGAGGCGGCGGACGGACGGGTACCGGTCGTCGCGGGCGTGGGATACGGGACCGCGCTCGCCGTCCGCTACGCCGGGATCGCCGAGGCGGCCGGCGCGGACGGGCTGCTCGCCATGCCGCCCTATCTGGTGGTCGCCGGGCAGCCGGGACTGCTGCGCCACTACCGGGAACTGGCCGCGGCGACCTCGCTGCCGGTCATCGTCTACCAGCGCGACAACGCCGTGTTCACTCCGGAGACCGTCGTCGGGCTGGCCCGCACCGACGGCATCATCGGCTTCAAGGACGGCCTCGGCGACCTGGACCTGATGCAGCGCGTGGTGAGCGCCGTACGCACCGAGGTCCCGGACGGCTTCCTCTACTTCAACGGTCTGCCGACCGCCGAGCAGACCCAGCTCGCCTACCGGGGCATCGGCATCACGCTGTACTCCTCCGCCGTCTTCTGCTTCGTCCCCGAGATCGCCCTCGCCTTCCACCGGGCGCTGGCCTCCGGTGACGAGCGCACCGTCCGCCGGCTCCTCGACGGCTTCTACCGCCCGTTCGTCGAACTGCGCGCCCGGGGCCGAGGCTATGCCGTCTCCCTGGTCAAGGCCGGTGTACGGCTGCGGGGTCCGGACGTCGGCGGGGTGCGGCCGCCGCTGCACGAACCGTCCGAGGACGATGTCGCACGGCTCGCCGAGCTGATCGACCACGGTCTCGGACTGCTGGGGGAGGACCGGTGA
- a CDS encoding NAD-dependent epimerase/dehydratase family protein, with translation MPAPHTVLLTGAAGGLGTLMRGLLPQYGYELRLLDLRPIEDEPDAVVADLADRAALREAVRGVDAIIHLAGISVESTFEKILKANIEGTYNLYEAAREEGVRRIVFASSNHAVGFTPHPRGDEPLIPIDTPRRPDTFYGLSKSFGEDLAQLYWDKHGLETVSVRIGSCFPEPTSVRMLSVWMSPGDGARLFHAALTAEHVGHTVVHGSSANTRLWWDLTSARALGYEPQDDSEPYAERLIAEQGELDPDNPDHARLGGHFVTNPPIWPY, from the coding sequence ATGCCCGCTCCCCACACCGTTCTGCTCACCGGCGCCGCCGGCGGACTCGGCACCCTGATGCGCGGACTTCTGCCGCAGTACGGCTATGAGCTGAGGCTCCTGGACCTCCGGCCCATCGAGGACGAGCCGGACGCCGTCGTCGCGGACCTCGCGGACCGCGCGGCCCTGCGGGAGGCCGTGCGGGGCGTGGACGCGATCATTCATCTCGCGGGCATCTCCGTGGAGTCCACCTTCGAGAAGATCCTCAAGGCGAACATCGAGGGCACCTACAACCTGTACGAGGCGGCCCGCGAGGAGGGCGTGCGCCGGATCGTGTTCGCCTCCTCCAACCACGCGGTCGGCTTCACCCCCCACCCCCGTGGCGACGAGCCGCTGATCCCGATCGACACCCCGCGCCGCCCGGACACCTTCTACGGCCTGTCCAAGTCCTTCGGCGAGGACCTCGCCCAGCTCTACTGGGACAAGCACGGCCTGGAGACGGTCTCCGTGCGCATCGGCTCCTGCTTCCCCGAGCCGACCAGCGTCCGCATGCTCTCCGTCTGGATGAGCCCCGGGGACGGCGCCCGCCTCTTCCACGCGGCCCTGACCGCCGAGCATGTGGGGCACACCGTGGTCCACGGCTCGTCCGCCAACACCCGTCTGTGGTGGGACCTCACCAGTGCCCGGGCGCTCGGCTACGAGCCGCAGGACGACTCCGAGCCCTATGCGGAGCGGCTCATCGCCGAACAGGGCGAACTGGACCCGGACAACCCCGACCACGCCCGCCTGGGCGGCCACTTCGTGACCAACCCGCCCATCTGGCCCTACTGA
- a CDS encoding DeoR/GlpR family DNA-binding transcription regulator, translating to MTARTAEERQREIVQVARRTGSVDVTALATELGVAKETVRRDLRALEDHGLVRRTHGGAYPVESAGFETTLAFRATSQVPEKRRIAAAAAELLGDAETVFVDEGFTPQLIAAALPRDRPLTVVTASLATAGALAEAENTTVLLLGGRVRAGTLATVDHWTTKMLAGFVIDLAYIGANGISREHGLTTPDPAVSEVKAQAIRAARRTVFAGVHTKFGAVSFCRFAEIGALEAIVTTSLLPAAEAHRYSLLGPQVVRV from the coding sequence ATGACGGCGAGGACAGCGGAAGAACGTCAGCGCGAGATCGTCCAGGTCGCCCGCCGTACGGGCTCGGTCGACGTCACCGCGCTCGCCACCGAACTGGGCGTGGCCAAGGAGACCGTACGACGGGATCTGCGCGCCCTGGAGGACCACGGGCTGGTCCGCCGCACCCACGGCGGCGCCTATCCCGTGGAGAGCGCCGGTTTCGAGACGACCCTCGCCTTCCGCGCCACCAGCCAGGTGCCCGAGAAGCGCCGGATCGCGGCCGCCGCCGCCGAACTGCTCGGGGACGCCGAAACCGTCTTCGTGGACGAGGGGTTCACCCCCCAGCTCATCGCCGCGGCACTGCCCCGGGACCGTCCGCTGACCGTGGTCACCGCGTCCCTGGCCACCGCCGGCGCGCTCGCGGAGGCCGAGAACACGACCGTCCTGCTGCTGGGCGGCCGGGTGCGGGCCGGCACCCTCGCCACCGTCGACCACTGGACGACGAAGATGCTGGCCGGATTCGTGATCGACCTGGCGTACATAGGCGCCAACGGCATCTCCCGGGAACACGGGCTGACCACCCCCGACCCGGCCGTCAGCGAGGTCAAGGCGCAGGCGATCCGCGCCGCCCGCCGCACGGTCTTCGCGGGTGTGCACACCAAGTTCGGGGCGGTGAGCTTCTGCCGCTTCGCGGAGATCGGCGCGCTGGAGGCGATCGTCACCACCAGCCTGCTGCCGGCGGCCGAGGCGCACCGCTACTCACTGCTCGGCCCGCAGGTCGTCCGCGTCTGA
- a CDS encoding ABC transporter substrate-binding protein — protein MRTQSRRRPRAMLAMAAAGTLLAPLLSGCWVGAGGSGSGGNSINVLMVNNPQMVELQKLTAAHFTKETGIKVNFTVLPENDVRDKISQDFANQAGQYDVATLSNYEIPIYARNGWLHEMDTYVADDKGYDQQDILRPMRQSLTGDDGKLYGQPFYGESSFLMYRKDVFAEKHLTMPEHPTWQQVAELAAEVDGAEPGMRGICLRGLPGWGEVMAPLTTVVNTFGGTWFDKNWKARLDSPEFKKATSFYVDLVRKHGESGAAQSGFAECLNNMTQGKVAMWYDATSAAGLLEADKSPVKGKLGYAPAPVEKTDSAGWLYTWAWGMQKASRNADKAWKFVSWASGKDYEQLVGDTSGWANVPAGKRASTYENPAYREEAASFQEMTRAAIEGARPTDPGVQPRPAPGIQFVGIPEFTDLGTKVSQEISAAVAGRQSVASALKKSQKLAEQISEEYEGR, from the coding sequence ATGCGCACCCAGAGCCGACGGAGGCCGCGAGCCATGCTCGCCATGGCCGCCGCAGGGACGCTGCTCGCCCCGCTTCTCTCCGGCTGCTGGGTCGGGGCGGGCGGGTCCGGTTCCGGCGGAAATTCCATCAATGTACTGATGGTCAACAATCCGCAGATGGTGGAGCTGCAGAAACTCACCGCCGCGCACTTCACCAAGGAGACCGGCATCAAGGTGAACTTCACCGTGCTGCCGGAGAACGACGTCCGCGACAAGATCAGCCAGGACTTCGCCAACCAGGCGGGCCAGTACGACGTCGCCACCCTCAGCAACTACGAGATACCCATCTACGCCCGCAACGGCTGGCTGCACGAGATGGACACCTATGTCGCCGACGACAAGGGCTACGACCAGCAGGACATCCTGCGGCCCATGCGCCAGTCGCTGACCGGGGACGACGGCAAGCTCTACGGACAGCCCTTCTACGGCGAGTCGTCCTTCCTGATGTACCGCAAGGACGTGTTCGCCGAGAAGCACCTGACTATGCCCGAGCATCCCACCTGGCAGCAGGTGGCCGAACTCGCCGCCGAGGTGGACGGCGCGGAGCCCGGGATGCGCGGCATCTGTCTGCGCGGCCTGCCCGGCTGGGGCGAGGTCATGGCACCGCTGACCACCGTGGTGAACACCTTCGGCGGCACCTGGTTCGACAAGAACTGGAAGGCACGGCTGGACTCCCCCGAGTTCAAGAAGGCGACCTCCTTCTATGTGGACCTCGTCCGCAAGCACGGCGAGTCGGGCGCCGCTCAGTCCGGGTTCGCCGAGTGCCTCAACAACATGACCCAGGGCAAGGTCGCCATGTGGTACGACGCCACCTCCGCGGCCGGACTGCTGGAGGCCGACAAGTCACCGGTCAAGGGCAAGCTCGGCTACGCCCCGGCGCCGGTCGAGAAGACCGACTCCGCCGGCTGGCTCTACACCTGGGCCTGGGGCATGCAGAAGGCCTCCCGGAACGCGGACAAGGCCTGGAAGTTCGTCTCCTGGGCCTCCGGCAAGGACTACGAGCAGCTCGTCGGCGACACCAGCGGCTGGGCGAACGTCCCCGCCGGCAAGCGCGCCTCCACCTATGAGAACCCGGCCTACCGCGAGGAGGCCGCCTCCTTCCAGGAGATGACCCGCGCCGCCATCGAGGGCGCACGGCCCACCGACCCGGGAGTGCAGCCGCGTCCCGCGCCCGGCATCCAGTTCGTCGGCATCCCCGAGTTCACCGACCTCGGCACCAAGGTCTCCCAGGAGATCAGCGCGGCCGTCGCCGGACGCCAGTCCGTCGCGTCGGCCCTGAAGAAGTCCCAGAAGCTCGCCGAGCAGATCTCCGAGGAGTACGAGGGACGATGA
- a CDS encoding carbohydrate ABC transporter permease, producing the protein MTAMTTAPVAAPAPSTGHRPPAKLRAWATRAPLLPALIFMIVVTQLPFVATLVISFFNWNALYPKARHFAGVDNYREVLTDADLRQSVGTTILLTVSVVLASLVLGLALALLLNRKFRGRGIVRTLLIAPFLVVPVAAALLWKHVLFNPEYGLFNGLLHYVGGPQPDWISNTPLIAVEAALVWQWTPFMMLILLAGLQSRDHEQIEAARVDGASDWQIFRHLTLPHLRRYLELGALLGSIYIVQNFDAVFTLTSGGLGTANLPYTVYQTFYQAHENGLASAAGVLVVIGSIIIATFALRVVSSLFREEVSRA; encoded by the coding sequence ATGACCGCCATGACCACGGCCCCCGTGGCCGCCCCCGCCCCGAGCACCGGGCACCGGCCCCCGGCCAAGCTCCGCGCCTGGGCCACCAGGGCCCCGCTGCTGCCCGCCCTGATCTTCATGATCGTCGTGACCCAGCTGCCCTTCGTGGCCACGCTGGTGATCTCGTTCTTCAACTGGAACGCCCTCTATCCCAAGGCCCGTCACTTCGCCGGTGTCGACAACTACCGGGAGGTGCTGACCGATGCGGATCTGCGCCAGTCGGTGGGCACCACGATCCTGCTGACGGTCTCGGTCGTCCTGGCCAGCCTGGTCCTGGGCCTTGCCCTCGCCCTGCTGCTGAACCGCAAGTTCCGCGGCCGGGGCATCGTCCGCACCCTGCTGATCGCCCCCTTCCTGGTGGTCCCGGTCGCCGCCGCCCTGCTGTGGAAGCATGTGCTCTTCAACCCCGAGTACGGGCTGTTCAACGGGCTGCTGCACTATGTGGGAGGGCCCCAGCCGGACTGGATCTCCAACACCCCGCTGATCGCGGTGGAGGCCGCGCTGGTCTGGCAGTGGACGCCGTTCATGATGCTGATCCTGCTGGCGGGCCTGCAGAGCCGGGACCATGAGCAGATCGAGGCCGCCCGGGTGGACGGCGCGAGCGACTGGCAGATCTTCCGCCATCTCACGCTCCCCCATCTGCGCCGCTATCTGGAGCTCGGCGCCCTGCTGGGGTCCATCTACATCGTGCAGAACTTCGACGCGGTCTTCACGCTCACCTCGGGCGGACTGGGCACCGCGAACCTCCCCTACACCGTCTACCAGACCTTCTACCAGGCGCATGAGAACGGCCTCGCCTCGGCCGCCGGCGTCCTGGTCGTCATCGGCTCGATCATCATCGCGACCTTCGCCCTGCGCGTCGTGTCGTCCCTGTTCCGCGAGGAGGTGTCCCGCGCATGA
- a CDS encoding carbohydrate ABC transporter permease, whose product MSAVAAHSRSRRGAGLGLLAWLVGLLFFLPIAWMALTSFHSEADAATNPPSFAAALTLDGYRDFFGVGGGASPWPALINSTVASLVSTLCVLLLAFPAAYALSIRPVRKWTDVLFFFLSTKMLPVVAGLLPIYLFAKNAGMLDNIWLLVILYTSMNLPIAVWMMQSFLAEVPVAVIEAAQLDGARLPTVLSRVVAPIALPGIAATALICFIFSWNELLFARVLTGVVAETAPVFLTGFITSQGLFLAKVCAASLVISLPVLAAGFAAQDKLVQGLSLGAVK is encoded by the coding sequence ATGAGCGCCGTCGCCGCACACAGCCGCAGCCGCCGCGGAGCAGGCCTCGGCCTGCTGGCCTGGCTGGTCGGACTGCTGTTCTTCCTGCCCATCGCCTGGATGGCCCTGACGTCCTTCCACTCCGAGGCGGACGCCGCCACCAACCCCCCGTCCTTCGCGGCCGCCCTGACCCTGGACGGCTACCGTGACTTCTTCGGCGTGGGCGGCGGCGCGAGCCCCTGGCCCGCCCTGATCAACTCCACGGTGGCCTCGCTGGTGTCCACGCTGTGCGTGCTGCTGCTGGCCTTCCCGGCGGCGTACGCGCTCTCCATCCGCCCGGTGCGGAAGTGGACGGATGTGCTGTTCTTCTTCCTGTCCACCAAGATGCTGCCGGTGGTGGCGGGCCTGCTGCCGATCTATCTGTTCGCCAAGAACGCCGGGATGCTCGACAACATCTGGCTCCTGGTCATCCTCTACACCTCCATGAACCTGCCCATCGCGGTGTGGATGATGCAGTCCTTCCTCGCCGAGGTCCCGGTCGCGGTGATCGAGGCGGCGCAGCTGGACGGCGCCCGGCTGCCGACGGTCCTGTCACGTGTGGTGGCCCCGATCGCCCTGCCGGGCATCGCCGCCACCGCCCTGATCTGCTTCATCTTCAGCTGGAACGAACTGCTCTTCGCCCGGGTGCTCACGGGTGTGGTCGCCGAGACCGCCCCCGTCTTCCTGACCGGCTTCATCACCAGCCAGGGCCTGTTCCTGGCGAAGGTGTGCGCCGCGTCGCTCGTCATCTCCCTGCCGGTGCTCGCCGCGGGGTTCGCCGCCCAGGACAAGCTGGTCCAGGGCCTGTCGTTGGGAGCCGTCAAATGA
- a CDS encoding zinc-dependent alcohol dehydrogenase family protein — protein MKAAVIESVGRAVVSEVPDPTPGPREVVVEVAACGLCGTDLHILQGEFAPKLPIVPGHEFAGEVVGVGTQVTEVAVGDRVAVDPSLYCFECRYCRAGHNNLCERWAAIGVTTAGGAAQYAVAPVANCVKLPEHIRTQDAALIEPLSCAVRGYDVLQSRLGAHVLIYGSGTMGLMMLELAKRTGAASVDVVDVNPARLKTARQLGVSASAANADELDRPQGWDVVVDATGNAAAIQDGLGRVSKAGTFLQFGVADYATRVEIDPYRIYNQEITITGSMAVLHSFERAAELFAGGVLDPEVFISDRIPLERYPEALEQFAAGEGRKIVVVP, from the coding sequence ATGAAGGCCGCCGTCATCGAGTCCGTGGGACGCGCCGTCGTCTCCGAGGTCCCGGACCCGACGCCCGGGCCCCGCGAGGTCGTCGTCGAGGTCGCGGCCTGCGGTCTGTGCGGCACGGATCTGCACATCCTCCAGGGCGAGTTCGCGCCCAAGCTGCCGATCGTGCCGGGCCACGAGTTCGCGGGCGAGGTGGTCGGGGTGGGCACCCAGGTCACCGAGGTGGCGGTGGGCGACCGGGTGGCCGTGGACCCCTCCCTGTACTGCTTCGAATGCCGTTACTGCCGGGCCGGCCACAACAACCTCTGTGAGCGCTGGGCGGCGATCGGGGTCACGACGGCCGGCGGCGCGGCGCAGTACGCGGTGGCGCCGGTGGCCAACTGTGTGAAGCTCCCCGAGCACATCCGCACCCAGGACGCGGCGCTGATCGAGCCGCTGTCCTGCGCGGTGCGCGGCTACGACGTGCTGCAGTCCCGGCTGGGCGCACATGTGCTGATCTACGGCTCCGGCACGATGGGCCTGATGATGCTGGAGCTGGCCAAGCGGACCGGCGCGGCGAGCGTGGACGTGGTCGATGTGAACCCGGCCCGTCTGAAGACCGCGCGGCAGCTCGGTGTGTCGGCCTCGGCGGCCAACGCGGACGAGCTGGACCGGCCGCAGGGCTGGGACGTGGTGGTGGACGCCACGGGCAACGCGGCCGCGATCCAGGACGGTCTCGGCCGGGTGTCGAAGGCGGGCACCTTCCTCCAGTTCGGCGTGGCGGACTATGCGACCCGGGTCGAGATCGACCCGTACCGGATCTACAACCAGGAGATCACCATCACGGGCTCCATGGCCGTCCTGCACAGCTTCGAACGCGCGGCGGAGCTGTTCGCGGGCGGGGTGCTCGACCCCGAGGTGTTCATCAGCGACCGGATCCCGCTGGAGCGGTACCCGGAGGCGCTGGAGCAGTTCGCGGCGGGCGAGGGGCGCAAGATCGTGGTGGTGCCGTAG
- a CDS encoding TerD family protein, with amino-acid sequence MTPGSNIPLGATRVTVDVAAPVRLDVSALLLTADGKVRSDEDFIFYNQPSGPGVTYRSGGGTSPDSITVDTALLPPGIEKIVVTASPDAAGQTFQGIEPTATLRDAADSRALATFTPPQLGTETALVIVEVYLRGGVWKARAVGQGYANGLAGIATDFGVTVEEPAAPAQPVAAPPPPAQPPAMPVGAPPMPAAPPAPPVPAPGAGKVNLDKGRVSLRKNETVSLVKAGRPLLSRIKMGLGWEPAYRGADIDLDASVIVYGPQRNHIDSCFFGQLSILNGAIKHSGDNLTGEGGGDDEVIVVDLGRLPQEVTGLVFTVNSYSGQKFTEVAKAYCRLVDATTDQELVRFDLTNAKPQTGVMMAKLVRQFSGEWDMTAMGDFVQARTVRNMVEPAAQAL; translated from the coding sequence ATGACCCCCGGCTCGAACATCCCCCTGGGAGCCACCCGTGTGACGGTCGACGTCGCCGCCCCGGTGCGACTGGACGTCTCGGCCCTGCTGCTCACCGCCGACGGCAAGGTGCGCTCCGACGAGGACTTCATCTTCTACAACCAGCCCTCGGGCCCGGGCGTCACCTATCGTTCCGGCGGCGGCACCAGCCCCGACTCCATCACAGTCGACACCGCGCTGCTGCCCCCGGGCATCGAGAAGATCGTCGTCACGGCGAGCCCGGACGCCGCGGGCCAGACCTTCCAGGGGATCGAGCCGACCGCCACCCTCCGCGACGCGGCCGACAGCAGGGCCCTGGCCACCTTCACGCCCCCACAGCTCGGCACCGAGACGGCCCTGGTGATCGTGGAGGTCTATCTCCGGGGCGGGGTGTGGAAGGCACGCGCCGTCGGCCAGGGCTATGCGAACGGACTGGCGGGCATCGCCACCGACTTCGGCGTCACGGTGGAGGAACCGGCCGCCCCGGCCCAGCCCGTCGCCGCGCCCCCGCCCCCGGCGCAGCCGCCGGCCATGCCCGTCGGTGCTCCCCCGATGCCGGCCGCGCCCCCGGCCCCGCCCGTCCCGGCCCCCGGCGCCGGGAAGGTCAACCTCGACAAGGGCCGGGTCAGCCTCCGGAAGAACGAGACCGTGTCCCTGGTCAAGGCCGGCCGTCCACTGCTCTCCCGGATCAAGATGGGCCTCGGCTGGGAGCCCGCGTACCGCGGCGCGGACATCGACCTGGACGCGTCCGTGATCGTCTACGGCCCGCAGCGCAATCACATCGACAGCTGCTTCTTCGGCCAGCTGAGCATTCTGAACGGCGCGATCAAGCACTCCGGCGACAACCTCACGGGCGAGGGCGGAGGCGACGACGAGGTCATCGTGGTCGACCTCGGCCGGCTGCCGCAGGAGGTCACCGGTCTGGTCTTCACCGTGAACTCCTACTCCGGGCAGAAGTTCACCGAGGTCGCCAAGGCGTACTGCCGTCTGGTGGACGCCACGACCGACCAGGAGCTGGTCCGCTTCGACCTCACCAACGCCAAGCCGCAGACGGGGGTGATGATGGCCAAGCTGGTCCGGCAGTTCTCCGGGGAGTGGGACATGACCGCGATGGGCGACTTCGTCCAGGCCCGCACGGTACGGAACATGGTCGAACCGGCGGCACAGGCTCTGTAG
- a CDS encoding SRPBCC family protein, which translates to MSKEFEIAREFEVDATPEQVWDAVVDGSGGWLWPMEAPEPHVGGRGPFGSRVTAWDPPHRYGNRVADAEGVSGQTLNALDFTVEPREGGRRAWVRYVHSGIFTDDWDNQYDGAGRHTDFYLHTLRQYLTHFAPRPVAFSTFDGPEASRAADAFTAVGRALGLGDDTGAGAVVEVTGPEAAGPFEAVVDYRTPYFIGLRTDDALIRFFGRNRWGAPVGISVHDFAPGADAGADEAAWRGWLDEVYTRP; encoded by the coding sequence ATGTCCAAGGAATTCGAGATCGCCCGTGAGTTCGAGGTCGATGCCACGCCCGAGCAGGTGTGGGACGCGGTCGTCGACGGCTCCGGCGGATGGCTGTGGCCGATGGAGGCCCCCGAACCGCACGTGGGCGGCCGGGGCCCCTTCGGGTCCAGGGTCACCGCCTGGGACCCGCCGCACCGCTACGGCAACCGTGTCGCGGACGCCGAGGGGGTCTCCGGGCAGACCCTCAACGCGCTCGACTTCACCGTCGAGCCGCGCGAAGGCGGACGCCGCGCCTGGGTGCGGTACGTCCACAGCGGCATCTTCACCGACGACTGGGACAACCAGTACGACGGAGCCGGCCGGCACACCGACTTCTATCTGCACACCCTGCGCCAGTATCTGACCCACTTCGCGCCCCGCCCCGTCGCCTTCTCGACGTTCGACGGGCCCGAGGCGTCCAGGGCCGCCGACGCCTTCACCGCCGTGGGGCGCGCGCTCGGCCTCGGCGACGACACCGGGGCGGGCGCGGTCGTGGAGGTCACGGGCCCCGAGGCGGCGGGACCCTTCGAGGCCGTGGTCGACTACCGCACCCCGTACTTCATCGGGCTGCGCACCGACGACGCCCTCATCCGCTTCTTCGGCCGCAACCGCTGGGGCGCCCCGGTCGGCATCAGCGTCCATGACTTCGCCCCCGGCGCCGACGCGGGAGCCGACGAGGCCGCCTGGCGGGGCTGGCTGGACGAGGTGTACACGCGTCCTTGA
- a CDS encoding ArsR/SmtB family transcription factor: MLDVTVIEDPEAAAVSLDPTRARLLAELAAGPASAAMLAVKVGLPRQKVNYHLKALERHGLVELAGERRKGNVTERLMRATAASYVISPLALASVQPDPDRFRDQVSARWLLALGARLVRDVGSLITGATKARKRLATYALDGQVRFASAADRAAFVHELTAGVSALIRKYDTPDAEGGRDHRIVLAVHPTVETVEPQVAQSSQSVQSAESVQPAQSPESARPAQSAATEARPDAGLAD; encoded by the coding sequence ATGTTGGATGTCACCGTGATCGAGGATCCGGAGGCCGCGGCCGTCTCCCTGGATCCGACCAGGGCGCGGCTGCTCGCCGAGTTGGCGGCGGGGCCCGCGTCGGCCGCCATGCTGGCCGTCAAGGTCGGGCTGCCCCGGCAGAAGGTGAACTATCACCTGAAGGCGCTGGAGCGGCACGGCCTGGTCGAGCTGGCCGGTGAGCGCCGCAAGGGCAATGTCACCGAGCGGCTGATGCGGGCCACCGCGGCCTCCTATGTGATCAGCCCGCTGGCGCTCGCCTCCGTGCAACCCGACCCGGACCGCTTCCGCGACCAGGTCTCCGCGCGCTGGCTGCTCGCCCTCGGTGCCCGCCTGGTGCGGGACGTCGGTTCGCTGATCACCGGCGCGACGAAGGCCCGTAAGCGACTGGCGACCTATGCGCTCGACGGCCAGGTGCGCTTCGCCTCCGCCGCCGACCGTGCCGCGTTCGTCCATGAGCTGACGGCCGGAGTGAGCGCCCTGATCCGCAAGTACGACACCCCGGACGCCGAGGGCGGGCGTGACCACCGGATCGTCCTGGCCGTTCATCCCACGGTCGAGACGGTCGAACCCCAGGTCGCCCAGTCCTCCCAGTCCGTCCAGTCCGCCGAATCCGTCCAGCCCGCGCAGTCCCCCGAGTCTGCGCGCCCCGCGCAGTCCGCCGCGACCGAGGCGCGTCCGGACGCCGGACTCGCCGACTGA